One Streptomyces sp. CG4 genomic window, CGGCACGGTCATAAACGACCCGGACCCGGCCTTCGACGACTGCTCCGGCAAGGACCACACCAGCACCAACGCGCTGGCGGCGCTGCAGGGCAAGAACATCGGTGACCTGCTCAACGCCAAGAAGGTCTCCTGGGGCTGGTTCCAGGGCGGCTTCCGTCCGTCGACCGCGTGGAACGGCACGTCCGGCTCGTACGCCAAGTGCGACGCCGCGCACACCAACGTGGGCGGCGCGTCCGTGGTGGACTACAGCCCGCACCACAACCCGTTCTCGTACTACAAGTCGACGGCGAACCCGCACCACCTGGCGCCGAAGTCCGTCTCGGAGATCGGCCACAGCGGTCAGGCCAACCACAACTACGACCTGACCGACTTCTCCGCCGCGCTCAAGGCGGGCAAGCTGCCGGCCGTCAGCTTCCTCAAGGCCGGTGAGTACCAGGACGGCCACGCCGGCTACTCCGACCCCACCGACGAGCAGCACTTCCTGATCGACCAGATCAACGCGATCCAGAGCTCGCCGCAGTGGAAGTCCACCGCGGTCGTGGTCGCCTACGACGACTCCGACGGCTGGTACGACCACGCCTATGTCGTCCCGAAGAACGGTTCGGCGGACTCCACGGTCGCCTCCAACGGCAAGGCCACGGACAGCCAGGCCTGCCAGAAGGGCCCGAAGGCGTCCGGTGGTTACGCGGACCGCTGTGGCCCGGGTACCCGCCAGCCGCTGCTCGTCGTCTCGCCGTACAGCAAGGTGAACAAGGTCGACCACACGCTGACCAACCAGGCGTCCATCACGCGCTTCATCGAGGACAACTGGAAGACCGGCCAGATCGGTGACCACTCCTTCGACGCGACGGCCGGCTCGCTGTCGGGCATGTTCGACTTCCGGCACCCGAACAACAAGCAGGTGCTGCTGAACTCCGACGGCTCCGTCAAGCACGTCGGCCCGATCCAGCACGTCGCCCCGGTGTCCACGAACATCACCCCGGGTCCGGCGATGCAGAACGCGGCCGACACGACCGACACCTCCGGCTTCCCGGCCCTGCCGGTCGGCCTCGGCGTGGGCGCCCTGGTGGCCGCGGGTGCGACCGGCACGTACCTGACGATGCGCCGCAGGCAGCGCGCCTGACCTTTCCCGCATGAAGCGCGCCCCCGGTCGGTGGCGAATTCCAGGGGTCGTTGCAACACTGCTGGTCAGCTGGCTAGGTCCAGGAGCTTAGCGAGGCGCTCGGCTGGGGTTTCCCAGCCGAGCGTTTTGCGTGGGCGGCTGTTCAGTTCGGCGGCGACGGCCGCCAGGTCCTCGGGGGTGTGAGCGGCCAGGTCGGTGCCCTTGCGAAAGTACTGTCGCAGCAAGCCGTTGGTGTTCTCGTTGGAGCCGCGGTGCCAGGGGCTGGCCGGGTCGCAGAAGTAGACCGGGATGTCGGTGGCAACGGTGAACGCCCGGTGGGCAGCCATCTCCGAGCCCTGGTCCCAGGTCAGGGATCGCCAGAGGTGCCGTGGGAGGGTCTGGACGGTCGTGGCGAGCGCGTTGCGGGTGGCGATAGCGCTGTGGCCGACCGGCAGGTGCACGAGCATGACGTAGCGGGTGGACCGCTCGACGAGGGTGCCGATGGCGGAACGGCCGTCCTTGCCGATGATGAGATCGCCCTCCCAGTGTCCGGGGACGGCCCGGTCGGCGGCTTCGGCAGGGCGTTCGCTGATCAGGACCATGTCCTTGATGGCACGGGAGGCACGCTTGTGGGCCTGGCGGTGCGCCCGCCGCCGGGCCCCCGGTTCTTCCGGATCTCGAACTCCATCGCATCCCCTGAGCTGGGGTGTTGCGACGACCACTAGAACTCAAGCTGCGACGGGGGCGCGTTCGTGTGCGGGTCCTGCTCAGTCGAGTCCGAGGCCGCGGCGGCCGGTGGTGCCCAGCCGGTCGGCGGTGAAACGGCCGGTCCAGGAACGCTCGTAGTGCTCCTCGGGGAAGTCGCCCGGGCTGGAGCCGGAGAGGAAGGCCTCGCGTACGGAGGCCGCGTACCGCTCGTTGCGCGGGCACCAGGGCGCGGCGGGGATGTACATGACGTTGCCCCAGCCCTTCTGGTCCCGCACCGGGGCGACGCTGTGGATCATGTCGCAGTGCCACCAGACGGAGTCGCCGGCCCGCACGTCCGGGATGCCGGTGAGCGCCTCCAGCAGCAGCGGGTGCCACTTCTCGCTCGCGGGGAAGACCTGGTCGACGGTGACGCCGCACATGTCGTCGTCGGGGACGTCCGGCAGCAGGGGGCGCAGCATCAGACAGGCCATCGCCTCGGGGACCGGCACGGTGTGCAGCACGCCCTGGTCGTGGTCCATGTCGGACAGCGCGGTCCAGCCCTGGAAGGTGCGGAACGCCGAGCACATGGTGGAGCCCGGGTACTGCGGGCCGGCGGTGCGGTGCGCGGCGTCCCAGGGGTCGTAGCTCTCGACGCTTCCGTCGAAGAGGTGCCGGAACGCGCGCTGATAGGCCTCGGTCATCCACAGGTCGAGGGTGCCGGGATCGCAGTGGGGGCCGAGGCCGCGGGAGTCGGTGCCCGGCGGGCGGCGCCGGATGCGGTCGGGGTAGAGCGCGTCACGGTCGGGGTCGAACCAGCGCACGCCGTCGGAGGTGTGCGTCCAGAAGGAGTTCAGGAAGGACTGCACACGGGCCGTGCGGTCGCTCTGCCGGGCCTCCATCTGGGCCGTGGACCAGTAGATCGGATAGATCTCGGGCTTGGAGCCGACGCTGCCGAAGAAGTCGTCGCCGGGCCCGGTGTAGTTCTCGAAGAACCGGTTGCGCTCGACGTAGTCGACGATCGACGCGTCCCAGGCGAGGGCCTGTTCGCGCGGGAAGTGGCCGCGTACGACGAGACATCCGCGCTGCTTCACCAGGTCGGCCTGCGCGGCGCGCACGGTGCCGTTCTCGATGTCGGCGTAGTCGATCACCGGCCAGACGCGCTCCCCGGCCTCCCGCTCCGCCTTGATCTCGGCGACCCGGGCGGCCACGCGCCGCTCGGCGGCGGCGTACACCTCCGCGACGGACCGTCCGGAGGCCTCGATCCGGGCCCGCAGCGCCTGCTTGATCCCGCGGATCGCGGCGGGCAGATCCTCGGGGACGGTCTCCCAGTGCGGCAGCTGCGCGGACGACTGCTGCTGGTCGGCGACGCGTGTCATGGCCCGGCTCCTTTGGTCAGGACTCCTTACCAAATCCAGGCTAGGGGCACGACCGACCTTTAGGCAACAGTCCTTACTAGAATGGTCCGCATGACCCCGGCCAAGCCCTCCCTGGACATGCTGCGCGCTCTCACGGACGAGCACGTGCTGCGCACCCTCATGGACCATCCACGCCTGACGCGGGCGGAGATCTCGGCGCTGACCGGCATCTCGAAGCCGACCATCTCCGACGGCGTGCAGCGTCTGGCCGACGCGGGTCTGCTGGTGGACACCGGCGAGCGCACGACGGGACGCGGACGCGCGGGCTCCTACTACGCACTGGCACCCCGGCTCGGGCTCGCCCTGGTCGCGAGCATCTCCCCGTACGGCGTGACGGCCGAGGCGGTGGACGCGCACGGCGCCGCCGTCGCCGAGACCCGGGTCGAGCTCGGCCGCAACGCGGGCGAGCACCTCGCGGTCAAGGCCCTGGCGCAGGCCGCCCGCCGGCTGGGCAGGACGGCACCGGGCGGACTGCGCACCGCGGTCGTCAGCGCCGCCGATCCCGTCGACCGCGCGACCGGCCGGCTGGTCCGGCTGCCCGACTCGCCGTTCCTGGTCGGCGACCTCGACCCCACCGCCGTCCTCGCCCCGTACGTCGACGGACCCGTGCTGGTGGACAACGACGTCAACTGGGCCGCCCGCGCGGAGCGTTCCACGGGATGCGCCGCCGGCGTCGACGACTTCGTCTACGTCCACCTCGGCGAGGGGCTGGGCTGTGCGGTGGTCGCCGACGGCGCCGTACGGCGCGGCCACCGGGGCCTCAGCGGCGAGATCGCCCACGTGCCCACGGCCGGACCGGACGGTACGGCGATGCCGCTGATCGAGGTGTTCGCCGTGCTCGGCCTGCGCCGGGCCGACTCGACGGCCATCGACGTCGCGACGCTGGAGGCGGCCGTCGCCGGTGACGACGAGCAGGCCCACCGGGTGCGGGAGACCCTCGCCCGGGCTGTCGGCGGCGTCGTGTCCGCGGCCGTCTGCCTCACCGACCCGGAGCTGATCGTGATCGCCGGCGAGTGGGGCCGCCATCCGCGCCTGATCGCCGCGTTCGAGGCGCACGCGGCCCGCGGCCCACGCCCGGTCCGCATCGCGGCCGGAAGCGTGTCCGCGCCCGACCTGACGGGGGCACGCACGCGTGCCGTGGACGAACTGCGCACCCTGATCGTCCGGTCCGCGCACCCCGACGCATGAACACGCGACGGCACCGCCCGGGAAATCGGGTGGTCGGCCCGCGGCGGCGATGGTGAGATGGCGCGATGCACCGTGCGTATGCGATCGCCGTGGACCGGAGCACCTACCAGTACGCGCCGACTCCGTGGGAACAGGAGTCGTGGCGGGACGCGGCCATGGCCTGGGTGGCGGACCGGCTCGCCGAACGCGGCCTGCGGATGGGCGGTGACCTCGCGGTACGGCTGCGTCCGTGGTCCGTGCTGGTGCGGGTGCCCGTCGAGGGGCGGGACGCCGTCTGGTTCAAGGCGAATCCGCCGGCCGGCGCCTTCGAGGGGCCGTTGACCGCGGCGCTGGCCCGCTGGGTGCCGGGGCAGGTCCTGGAGCCACTGGCCGTCGACGCCGAGCGCGCGTGGGTGCTGCTGCCCGACGGCGGAGAACTGTTCCGCTCCGTGCTCTCCCGCGCGCCGGTCGAGCCGCGGGCCTGGGAGGACCTGCTGCGCCAGTACGCGAGCCTGCAGCAGGCCGTGACCCCGCACGCGCACGAGATCGAACGGCTCGGGGTGCCCTCCACCCGGACCCTCGACCTGCCCTCGGCGTTCGACAGACTGCTCACGCACAACACCGCGCTGCTTCCGGAGACCCGCGCCCGGCTGGAGCGGCTACGGCCCCGCCTCACGGACTGGTGCGCCGAACTCGCGTCCGCCGGCATCGAGGACACGCTGGACCATGCCGACCTGCACGACGGCCAGCTGTTCCGGCCGGCACCGGGCCGGTACACCTTCTTCGACTGGGGCGACGCGGCCGTCTCGCACCCGTTCTGCAGCCTGCGGATCCCGGTCGAAAAGGCGCGGGCACGATACGGACCGCAGGTCCTGCCCCGCCTGCTCGACGCCTACCTGGAGGCCTGGACGGCTCCCGGCCGCACAGCGGCGGACCTGCGCCGCGCCGCACACCTCGCCTGGCGCCTGAGCGCCCTCGGCCGCGCCGCGTCCTGGGGTCGCACGTTCCCGGACCCGTCGAGGACGGCCTCGGGCGACGAACACAGCGCCGAGTCCCTGCTGGACCTGCTCAACGAGCCCCCGTTCTGAGGGAGTTCGGCCTGGGGCGAGCATCGGTACGGCGGGTGTTCCTCACACGGTGGGCCAGGTGTCGTCGCGTCAGGCCGGGGACGAGGGACGTTGCAGCCGAGCCCCTCCAAGGCCGACTCGCGGAGGGTGGCGATCGGAGTACGGAACCGTCCCCGCGGGCCACACCCCGCCGGTCGGTCCGCCGTGCGCGCTCGCCCGGCCCCGCCACCCGGCGGACACTGGACCCCATGACCCCACGGGATCCTGCGACCGTGACTCGTACGCCCACCGCTCCCCCGCCCGGTCGCCGGGCCGTGCTGGCCGTCCTCGCCGGAGTCGCGCTCGGCGCGGCCGGCTGCTCCGGTCGTACGGCACCGGCCGGGCACCCACGCCAAGGGGCACCGACCCAGGGGGCACCGAGCCACAGCGGTTCGCCTTCGCCGTCCCCCGGCCTCCCGCACACCACGCCCTGGCGGCCGACGTCCGCCGAAGTCCAGCCGGCGGCCAAGCTGCGCGCCGTGCAGTTGGTTGAGGCGATCGGTGCGTGGCCGGCCGGGCACGGCGGTGCGGCGGCGGCACGGGCGAGGGTCGCGGCGCTCGGGCTGCCGACGGCCCTCGTGGACCAGACCGGGCCGCTGCTGCCGGCGGCCGACGCGGCGGCGCTGCAGGTCGTGGACGCGCAGTACGGCGGGATCCTGTCCCGGTCGGCCAGTGTGCTGGTGGTGTGCCGGCAGTGGACCCGGCGCGGCGGCACGGTGAGCGCGGGCGGGACGACGGTCGACGTGCGCCTGTCGCGGTCGGGGGCGGGGTCGGGCTGGACGGTTGACGCGCTGCATCCGGCCGACCCGGGACCGGCCGCCCGGTCGTTGGCGCCGGACGTCCGGACCGTGCTGTCCGACGACCGGATCACGCTGCCGCCCGCCGCCGTGGCGGACCTGCGCAGTGGTCAGGTGCACACCAGCGTGGCCGGGGCGATGCTCGCGCTGGCGCGGACGTACCGGCTGGAGGTCAGCGTCGTCCGCTCCGGGCATCCGCTGGACGTCTTCGGCACCAGCCGGCCCAGCGACCATCCGCGGGGCCGAGCCTTCGACGTGTGGCGGATCGACGGCCACGCGGTCGTCGACCCGGCGACCTCACGTGGCCTGATCGAGCAGTTCATGCGGGACGCGGCGGCCGCCGGATCGTACAACGTGGGCGGTCCCGTGCTGCTGTCCGGCGGCGGCCCCGGCCAGTTCTTCAGCGACGCCACCCATCACGACCACGTGCACATCGGCTTCCGCAGCTGACGGCATCCGATGGCATCCGTCGGCACCCGACCGCACCTGCCCGCACCTGCCCGTGTCACCCGTTCGGCTCTACCGCCGGTGGCCCGGTCAGGGGCTCCGCCGCCGCCCTCTCAACGGCCTTCACCCGGCTCCGCGGGTTGCGCCGGCTGCGCGGGCGTCGTGACGCTGGAGCCGACACACCCCGGGAGGTGAAGTGGCTCCGGCACACGACACCCTGCCGTCGGGCGGCCTCGGCCGCCGGCGATTCCTCACCCTGTGCGCGGGCGCCGGCCTCGGCACGGCCGCCGCCTGCACGGCGGCACCGCCGCATCCGCACTCCACCGCGGCCCCTGACGGGCGACTGCGGCCCGAGGCGGAGCAGGACGCGCCGGGCACCGCCGACTGGCTTCTCGCCTCCACCGGCTCGCCGGACGCGGTGACCGGCTACCCGGACCGGGTGAGCGTGACCCCGGGCGAGGAGTTCGGGCTGCATGTGTCCACCACCGCCGCGGCGTTCCGGGTGTCCGCGTTCCGGATCGGCTGGTACGGCGGGCGTCAGGCCCGCCGCATCTGGGCGTCCGGGCGCATACCCGGCCGCGCCCGGCCGGCTCCACGGCTGTTGCCCGCCACCCGCACCGTGCGCGCCGACTGGCCGGTGACGCTGCCGGTGGACACCACCGGCTGGCCGGAGGGCGCCTATCTGCTGCGGCTGGAGGCGGACAGCGGACACCAGCGCTACGTTCCGCTGATCGTCCGCTCCACCGCGGGCGCCGGCCGTACGGTCCTGCTGCACGCCCCGGCCACCTGGCAGGCGTACAACCGCTGGGGCGGCCGCAGCCTCTACAACGGCGCGTCCGGCGCCTACGCCACCCGCTCCCTCGCGGTCAGCTTCGACCGCCCCTACGACGGCACAGGGGCCGAGAAGTTCCTGGTGTACGAGCGGGCGCTGGTGGTACTGGCCGAGCGCCTCGGCATACCGCTCGCGTACACCACCGGCGTCGACGTCCACCGCGATCCCGGGGTGCTGCGCGGCGCGCACGCCGTCGTCTGTCTGGGCCACGACGAGTACTGGACGCCGGAGCAGCGAGCCCATGTGACCGCCGCCCGGGACGCCGGGACGAACATCGCCTTCCTCGGCGCGAACACGTGCTTCCGCCGGGTCCGGCTAGAGGCCGGGGAGGCCGCGGGCGACCGTACGGTGGTCTGCTACAAGAGCTCCTACCGCGCCGACCCCTGTTACGACTCCCACCCGGCGCTGGTCACCACCGACTACCGTCTGGCGCCCGCCCCGGATCCGGAGTCCTCGCTGACCGGCGTGCTCTACGAGGGCTATCCGGTCGACGCCCCCTATGTCGTCCGGGCCGCCGATCACTGGCTGTACGACGGCACCGGCGCGCGCTCCGGCGACGCCTTCGCCCATCTCGTCGGCGTCGAGTACGACCGGATCACCCCCGGCGCCCCCACCCCGGGACCGCTGGAGATCATCGCGCACTCCCCACTGGTCTGCGGCGGGCGGCCCAGCCACAGCGACTCGGCGTACTACACGACTTCCGGCGGCGCGGGCGTGTTCGCGACCGGCACCATGCGCTGGGTGGAGGGGCTGGTGGCCGGGACGGGCACGCTGGGACGCGACCACGGCATGGACGCCCGCACCCGCGCCTTGGTCACGCGCACGACGGAGAACCTCCTGCGTACGTTCGCGACGGGACCCGCGGCCCGGCACGCCCCGCCGCCCCGCGCCAATGTGCGTGCGGTGTACGGGACCTGACGCAGGGTCAGCCCTGCTGCTCCGTCGTGGCGTGCCGTCCTCCCGAGCGCATATGGTCCCTGCGGGCCAGGTTGTAGATCCGCAGGAGATGCTTGGCCACGGCGCAGGCCGCGCCGTCGGCGTGGCACTGACGGCACGTCCGCACGTGCTGCTCATAGGTGAGGCGCGCGTTTTCCAACGCGTCGTTGAGAGAATTCATGGATATCTGGGACATCTCCGGGCAGGGCGCGTCCTGGGACAGCGCCTAGTTGACTGACTGGTACACCCGGAGCCAAGGTGATCATGTTACTGGCGGTACTGGGAAACTCGTACCGCCGTTCACCGCTGCGCGGTGGTGTTCGCCCCGTCCAGCGTCTCCCGGATGATGTCCGCGTGCCCGGCGTGCTGGGCCGTCTCGCGGATCAGGTGCAGCAGGATGCGCCGGGCGGACCAGTACACGGTCTCGGGCGGGGACCAGGGGGTCCTGGGCAGCGGGACGATCCGGTCCAGAGCGGGCAG contains:
- a CDS encoding phospholipase C: MRSLGALTGAAALTVLGSNAPGWAAAPTAANGGHSSTATPIKHVVVLFDENISFDHYFATYPKAANTDGTKFTASKNTPKDIDTLAHAGLLTKNPNQYAPKRLSSSQAMTCDQNHSYGAEQYAYNGGKADQFVQNTEVDKCSGGLFGEPGLAMDYYDGNTVTGLWNYAQNYSLSDRSYSSNYGPSTPGALNLISGNTHGAVSVDAATGKQTPKPDAYAIASPDAKGVGTVINDPDPAFDDCSGKDHTSTNALAALQGKNIGDLLNAKKVSWGWFQGGFRPSTAWNGTSGSYAKCDAAHTNVGGASVVDYSPHHNPFSYYKSTANPHHLAPKSVSEIGHSGQANHNYDLTDFSAALKAGKLPAVSFLKAGEYQDGHAGYSDPTDEQHFLIDQINAIQSSPQWKSTAVVVAYDDSDGWYDHAYVVPKNGSADSTVASNGKATDSQACQKGPKASGGYADRCGPGTRQPLLVVSPYSKVNKVDHTLTNQASITRFIEDNWKTGQIGDHSFDATAGSLSGMFDFRHPNNKQVLLNSDGSVKHVGPIQHVAPVSTNITPGPAMQNAADTTDTSGFPALPVGLGVGALVAAGATGTYLTMRRRQRA
- a CDS encoding DUF1479 domain-containing protein: MTRVADQQQSSAQLPHWETVPEDLPAAIRGIKQALRARIEASGRSVAEVYAAAERRVAARVAEIKAEREAGERVWPVIDYADIENGTVRAAQADLVKQRGCLVVRGHFPREQALAWDASIVDYVERNRFFENYTGPGDDFFGSVGSKPEIYPIYWSTAQMEARQSDRTARVQSFLNSFWTHTSDGVRWFDPDRDALYPDRIRRRPPGTDSRGLGPHCDPGTLDLWMTEAYQRAFRHLFDGSVESYDPWDAAHRTAGPQYPGSTMCSAFRTFQGWTALSDMDHDQGVLHTVPVPEAMACLMLRPLLPDVPDDDMCGVTVDQVFPASEKWHPLLLEALTGIPDVRAGDSVWWHCDMIHSVAPVRDQKGWGNVMYIPAAPWCPRNERYAASVREAFLSGSSPGDFPEEHYERSWTGRFTADRLGTTGRRGLGLD
- a CDS encoding ROK family protein, yielding MTPAKPSLDMLRALTDEHVLRTLMDHPRLTRAEISALTGISKPTISDGVQRLADAGLLVDTGERTTGRGRAGSYYALAPRLGLALVASISPYGVTAEAVDAHGAAVAETRVELGRNAGEHLAVKALAQAARRLGRTAPGGLRTAVVSAADPVDRATGRLVRLPDSPFLVGDLDPTAVLAPYVDGPVLVDNDVNWAARAERSTGCAAGVDDFVYVHLGEGLGCAVVADGAVRRGHRGLSGEIAHVPTAGPDGTAMPLIEVFAVLGLRRADSTAIDVATLEAAVAGDDEQAHRVRETLARAVGGVVSAAVCLTDPELIVIAGEWGRHPRLIAAFEAHAARGPRPVRIAAGSVSAPDLTGARTRAVDELRTLIVRSAHPDA
- a CDS encoding phosphotransferase, which encodes MHRAYAIAVDRSTYQYAPTPWEQESWRDAAMAWVADRLAERGLRMGGDLAVRLRPWSVLVRVPVEGRDAVWFKANPPAGAFEGPLTAALARWVPGQVLEPLAVDAERAWVLLPDGGELFRSVLSRAPVEPRAWEDLLRQYASLQQAVTPHAHEIERLGVPSTRTLDLPSAFDRLLTHNTALLPETRARLERLRPRLTDWCAELASAGIEDTLDHADLHDGQLFRPAPGRYTFFDWGDAAVSHPFCSLRIPVEKARARYGPQVLPRLLDAYLEAWTAPGRTAADLRRAAHLAWRLSALGRAASWGRTFPDPSRTASGDEHSAESLLDLLNEPPF
- a CDS encoding N,N-dimethylformamidase beta subunit family domain-containing protein; the encoded protein is MRPEAEQDAPGTADWLLASTGSPDAVTGYPDRVSVTPGEEFGLHVSTTAAAFRVSAFRIGWYGGRQARRIWASGRIPGRARPAPRLLPATRTVRADWPVTLPVDTTGWPEGAYLLRLEADSGHQRYVPLIVRSTAGAGRTVLLHAPATWQAYNRWGGRSLYNGASGAYATRSLAVSFDRPYDGTGAEKFLVYERALVVLAERLGIPLAYTTGVDVHRDPGVLRGAHAVVCLGHDEYWTPEQRAHVTAARDAGTNIAFLGANTCFRRVRLEAGEAAGDRTVVCYKSSYRADPCYDSHPALVTTDYRLAPAPDPESSLTGVLYEGYPVDAPYVVRAADHWLYDGTGARSGDAFAHLVGVEYDRITPGAPTPGPLEIIAHSPLVCGGRPSHSDSAYYTTSGGAGVFATGTMRWVEGLVAGTGTLGRDHGMDARTRALVTRTTENLLRTFATGPAARHAPPPRANVRAVYGT